GATGTCGGCAATAACTTCCCTCCCAATTTTCAGAATAAGATAATCTATGTTATCGATCCCTCAACGGGCGGGGTCTTATCCCGCTCTCTTGAAGATCCGACTGCCCGCTTGACACAAGAACAGATAGACATCCTCTCTGTAACCAAAAGTCAGTTTTTCCAAAAGGGCGATAAACTCTATATCGTGGGCGGTTACGGCATCAACACCACCTCCGGAGAGATGGAGACAAAAACAGCACTGACGGAAATCGACTTAAAAAAACTGGTCAAATGGGTTAAGTCCGGCAAACCTTCCCTTAGATCCTGCATCCGGCAGGCATTTCACCCCTATCTTCAGGTGACCGGGGGAGCTCTTTATCAGGATAGTGACCACAATCCGTTCCTTCTGGCACTGGGCCAAAATTTTGCCGGCCTCTACCATGATTCCAGCAACGGTGTATATACACAGCAAATCCGCGCTTTTAATCTGGTGGATAAAAACAATAAGCTGTCGATCATCCCCAAAGAGCTAAGCACAACCAACCCCGACTATCGCCGCAGGGATTTAAATGTTGTTCCGGTAATAATCAACAACAAGCCCGGCTATATAGCTCTCTCCGGAGTCTTCACGCTAACGGATGGTGTCTGGACAGTGCCGATCTTTATTTCGCCCGACGGAAAAAGCAGTGAGCCCGATCCACTGTCTGCCGGTACTTTCAAACAAGCCATGAACAACTACAACTGCCCCGTCATCGGGCTTTATTCGGCCCACTCGAAAGATATGTACATGCTACTCCCCGGTGGAATCAGTTATGGCTTTTTTTCAGGCGGCGTGTTTCAGACTGACAACGAATTCCCCTTTATCAACCAGGTGACAACCATCAAGATAGACAAGAAAAAACGTTGCAGCCAATACCTGATGAACAACGAATACCCCTATATTGTCTCCACCGGAACCAATCCGGGAAACCAACTTCTCTTCGGCGCGGAGGCGCAGTTTTTTCCGGCGGATGTGGACCTGTTCAGAAACGGAGTAATTCGTCTCGATAAAATTAAATCACCCACCGTCATCGGCTACATCGCAGGCGGAATCATGAGTACTCTGCCTAATACGAACACTCGCTTTGATACCACGGCTTCGCCTTACGTGTTCTTGGTGCGCCTGATACCAAGGCAATAGAGTTTACAAAGATATACCGAAAGTATCTCAAAAATTGAGATTTTAGCTTTGAGAAAGCCTCGGGATTGAAAGGGTGAGGCAGCAGCAATGTGGCCGCTGCCTCTACCCTGACTAGTTAGGGCGTGCAAGGACACTGAATCCTTGACTTAGGGCGTGCAGGATCAAAGGCCCAGTGCGCGACGCTGAAACCTTGGCTTATTGCCCAAGATCTAAACGCATCGGGGTCATAGGCATGCGCATCAAAATCATCGATGCCCACCGAAATGCGTGCCCGGTTGAACCCGTAGTTCGTGATCAGCCAGTTCGCCCAACCGCCATTGCCATCGCTTCCTGTGATCCACCCGATCTCCTCACTCATGGAGTTGTAGTAGGACATGATGTAGAATCTGTCCACTGCGCAGTTGCCGGGAGAGATCATCGCCGCATCCAATACGTTCTTTACCGCCTGTTGCCAGGGGTAGTTCGGACCGAATCCGGCGTTACTGCACAGGCTGGTTTGCAAGCTCGGATCAAGCAGTTTAAACTCTTTGATCAAAGCTCCCACCAGCGCTTCTTGCTCCGCAGACACAAAAGCCTCATAATCAAAGTCCACGCCTGCCAGCCCGAGATTATGGCAGAAATCAACCATCCCCTGGGCAAAGGCCTTAATATTGGCCGGAGTCAATATATCCCACGTCCTGTCATACATGCCTCCAGCACCGCCAATCGACACTTTTGCCTGGATCGACGGGTTTTGTGCTGCCAGATATTGCGTGAAGGATTTTATTTGCGATTCGGTAAAAGTGCCGAAACCACCCATCGTAGGTTTACCGTCCTGTCCATACCTTAACTCTCCCACAAAAATGTTAATCATGTTGACATCTTGCGGAATCACAAAAGGAGGGCCGTTAAACCAGCTGGTCCAGTCGATGTACCACACGGAATATTCGATGGCATCCCTGGGAGGTATCGGGTTGTCGTTGGTCACTGTGATGCTGACGACATTGCTATAGGGACTGTTTCCCGTGGCGTTGGAGGCGAGGGCACGATAATAATAAGTCCCCGAGGCGATGTTGGTGAACAGCTCCGATAAGATGTTCCCTTGGGCAACCACCCTGGGATGGAGAAAATCTCCTACGGTATCTTCTTCCAAAGTGTAGGAGGAAGCATTGACTACACTTTCCCATGATACGCTATAGCTACTTTGCGACGACGCGATTAGCGTGATTATTGGGGCCGATGGAACCGGAAGCGGCACTGTCGAATTTCCATTTCCTGAGGCTTGTAAATTGTCAATTCGTGGTTTTGCGCCCTTGGGCATCGTGATGATCATACCGAATGAAACACCGGCATTGGGTTGAATCGTTTCATTGGAAGCGAGGTTTTTTACAGTGATATTTTGTCCGCTTGCGGAGAAAATTCCTGAGTTGACATGACTGCTCAGCGAAAAGCCGGATGGCAACGAAAATGTCGCCGTCCACCCTTTGACGGGAACCGTTGTGCGGTTGGTCAGTGTCACGGTTGCCTGGAATGCCGTTGCCCATACGGTATCCACTTTATATACAGCACTTAAGGCCACGGGTGAGCCTGTCGCCGCTATCGTGATGCTCTCGATGTTACTGTATGGGCTTCTTCCGGAGCTGTTCGCCGCGGCTACACGATAGAAGTAAGTACCCGGGGGCTGATCGGTAAAATTCACTGTATTTGCACTGCTGACAGGGGTAACGATCGGGTTTGTAAAATTGATGGTGCTATCCATTTCGAGGAAATAGGTGGAGGATCCTGTCACAGCACTCCAAGTGACTGTGTAGTCGGTCGCCGAGCTGCTGGAAATGGGGTATAAAGCAGGAGCCGCAAGCCCTTCGCCTTGAGGAGGTGACGCTGTGCTGTACCCTGTGGCGACTAAATTTTCGATCGATGTTTTCCCAGATTGAGGCATATTAATGATGGCATTGAATGTAACGCTGCCAAAAGCTGCGATTGTGCCATTCGAAGAGGCATTTGTAACTGAAACCTCTTGCCCGCTGGTCGTAAATACTCCTCCCGAAGTGTGGGCACTGAGAACGTTCTGCTGTGGCAGGAAAAAACCTGCCTGCCAGCTTTGCACCTGCTGGTTTGTCGGGTTTGTCAATTTGACAGTGACTTGATAGGCCGTTGCCCACATTGTATCAACGCGGTATTCGGCATTTAAGGGCACGTCCGCTGCAGCGGCCTTTGATTCAAATAGCAATCCGGCAAAACAAAAAAACAAGAGCAACAATTTACCCATCCTTTTCTCCTTAAAATGGCGTTTTGGGAAGCCTATCAAACCGTCAAACGATTTATCGAAAATGTCTCAAAATCTAGAGGGCTTTGAGAAGGCCCCCCTGCCAAATTTTGATAAGCCTTCGGTATACAGGCCCTTCGGGGTAACTTTCCCCTCTTTGCAAGGCGTCATGAATTTTCACAATCTCCACTACCTAAAAAAAAACATTCGCGGAATACCAACAAGTCTTTTGTTATGTCACCTTGAGTACAAATGAATCTAGGTAACTTATATTAGGGATGATATCAAAGAGCTAGTCAGCTAAAAGAAACGGATTTTTGAAACTAGGGATATGCTGAAAAAAGAATTAAACCTAGGGGGTATTAACTAATTTTCAGCCGCTTGCAAATACCCCAAAGATAGCTAATCCACTTGCCAGGTATGCTTTGCGTTCTTTGGATCATAGGAGAGTCTTCGGTGAGGCAGGATGTGAAATGCTGAAGCACAATCTGATTGATATTATCGCGCGTTGCGCCGTCCCAATAATACTGATATTCAGATTCCTGCAAATCCATGTAAGCATAATAGAGAAGATACGAGTCTTGTAACTCCTGCAAAAAGCCGCCTTCAAAATAGAGAATTCGGAGAAGGTTGAGCGCGGAACCAACATCTTTCTCCCCTTTGATAGTCGCTTTCATCGTTTCTTTAGCGTAACCCCAAAGCGCCTCGGAAAGCTGTATATCCCCCAAATTCAGCGAGGAAAGGGCTTTATCGCGTAATTCAGCCATTTCGAAATGATTGTAGGGTGGAGACATACAGGCAAGTACGCAGAAAGCCTCTCCGTCGTGGCCTTGATCCAGCATACCGAGAGCCCAATCCACACACTCTTGACCACAGGTCCTCATGAGGGCTTTATCGGCTAGGATACGTGCGGTTGTGGGTGGAAGATCATCAACATCCGGCTGCATAAGAAA
The sequence above is drawn from the Estrella lausannensis genome and encodes:
- a CDS encoding cellulose binding domain-containing protein, which produces MGKLLLLFFCFAGLLFESKAAAADVPLNAEYRVDTMWATAYQVTVKLTNPTNQQVQSWQAGFFLPQQNVLSAHTSGGVFTTSGQEVSVTNASSNGTIAAFGSVTFNAIINMPQSGKTSIENLVATGYSTASPPQGEGLAAPALYPISSSSATDYTVTWSAVTGSSTYFLEMDSTINFTNPIVTPVSSANTVNFTDQPPGTYFYRVAAANSSGRSPYSNIESITIAATGSPVALSAVYKVDTVWATAFQATVTLTNRTTVPVKGWTATFSLPSGFSLSSHVNSGIFSASGQNITVKNLASNETIQPNAGVSFGMIITMPKGAKPRIDNLQASGNGNSTVPLPVPSAPIITLIASSQSSYSVSWESVVNASSYTLEEDTVGDFLHPRVVAQGNILSELFTNIASGTYYYRALASNATGNSPYSNVVSITVTNDNPIPPRDAIEYSVWYIDWTSWFNGPPFVIPQDVNMINIFVGELRYGQDGKPTMGGFGTFTESQIKSFTQYLAAQNPSIQAKVSIGGAGGMYDRTWDILTPANIKAFAQGMVDFCHNLGLAGVDFDYEAFVSAEQEALVGALIKEFKLLDPSLQTSLCSNAGFGPNYPWQQAVKNVLDAAMISPGNCAVDRFYIMSYYNSMSEEIGWITGSDGNGGWANWLITNYGFNRARISVGIDDFDAHAYDPDAFRSWAISQGFSVAHWAFDPARPKSRIQCPCTP